A window of the Henckelia pumila isolate YLH828 chromosome 3, ASM3356847v2, whole genome shotgun sequence genome harbors these coding sequences:
- the LOC140892078 gene encoding pentatricopeptide repeat-containing protein At1g62350, whose amino-acid sequence MWHQGRNLMRQALFRLPSRAKISRHLITGTASSPSLSIWRRKKEMGKEGLMVAKELKRLQCHPVRFERFMKSNVSRLLKSDLVAVLVEFQRQNLVSLCMKLYDVVRKEIWYRPDMFFYRDMLLMLARNKKVDEAKRVWEDLKREEVIFDQHTFGDLIRAFLDSGLPSEAMWIYDEMRCSPEPPLSLPYRVILKGLLPYPELREKVKDDFLELFPDMIIYDPPEDLFDDDRRQRLESEED is encoded by the exons ATGTGGCATCAAGGTCGGAATCTCATGCGGCAGGCCTTATTTCGGCTGCCATCGCGAGCTAAAATCAGTAGACACCTGATCACTGGAACGGCTTCAAGCCCCAGCTTGTCAATATGGCGGCGGAAGAAGGAGATGGGGAAGGAGGGGTTAATGGTGGCGAAGGAATTGAAACGCCTGCAGTGCCACCCAGTAAGGTTCGAGAGGTTCATGAAGAGCAATGTTTCTCGCCTCCTTAAGTCCGACCTTGTAGCCGTCCTTGTTGAGTTTCAACGTCAAAACCTTGTCTCCCTTTGCATGAAG TTATATGATGTGGTTCGGAAGGAAATTTGGTATCGACCGGATATGTTCTTCTACAGGGATATGCTCCTGATGCTAGCTCGGAACAAAAAGGTTGATGAGGCAAAGAGGGTGTGGGAAGATTTGAAGAGGGAAGAAGTTATTTTCGATCAGCATACGTTTGGAGATCTCATCAGGGCCTTTTTGGACAGTGGATTACCAAGTGAAGCAATGTGGATATACGATGAAATGAGATGCTCTCCTGAGCCACCACTTTCTTTGCCTTATCGTGTCATATTAAAAGGATTACTTCCTTACCCTGAACTGAGGGAGAAGGTGAAAGATGACTTTTTGGAACTCTTCCCCGACATGATTATTTATGATCCACCAGAAGACCTTTTTGATGATGATCGACGACAGAGATTGGAGAGTGAAGAGGATTAG